From Antennarius striatus isolate MH-2024 chromosome 14, ASM4005453v1, whole genome shotgun sequence, the proteins below share one genomic window:
- the ubp1 gene encoding upstream-binding protein 1 isoform X3 — protein MLFWQSYTENFSAPTQRQVGSRHTSDVLALPIFKQEDTSLPPENETKNPPFQYVLCAATSPAVKLHDETLTYLNQGQSYEVRMLDNRKPDEFPELNNKMVKSIVRVVFHDRRLQYTEHQQLEGWKWNRPGDRLLDIDIPMSVGIVEPKTHLSQLNAAEFLWDMKKRSSVFVQVHCISTEFTPRKHGGEKGVPFRIQFDTFTQGENGEYTEHLHSASCQIKVFKPKGADRKQKTDREKMEKRTAQEKEKYQPSYDTTILSETRLEPIIEDAGDHELKKSSKRTLPADCGDSLAKRGSCSPWPDKAYVSTNQAATPSFSSTPLSTYTTSSVPDSDSSSPNHQADPGSHGSSEVRLQSSQLYEVVEKQTFQHVTAANVQQLSPTASIQDAQKWLLKNRFNSYTRLFSHFSGSDLLKLTRDDLVQICGPADGIRLFNALKSRSVRPRLTVYVCQESQESPLLERHGTNENGERSLSSNLHVYHALYLEDLTAVELVRKMACVCSLPLGTINQVYRQGPTGIHILLSDQMVYNLPDESCFLISTVKDELGEGLHLILK, from the exons ATGTTGTTCTGGCAGTCCTACACCGAAAACTTCAGCGCCCCCACTCAGAGACAAGTTGGCAGCAGACACACAAG TGATGTACTGGCTCTGCCCATATTCAAGCAGGAGGACACCAGCCTTCCTCCTGAAAACGAGACCAAAAATCCCCCATTCCAGTATGTGTTGTGTGCCGCCACGTCGCCGGCTGTCAAGCTGCACGACGAGACGCTCACATACCTAAATCAAG gcCAGTCTTATGAGGTACGCATGTTGGACAACAGGAAGCCAGATGAGTTCCCAGAGCTCAACAACAAGATGGTTAAG agCATCGTGCGAGTGGTGTTTCACGACCGCCGCCTGCAGTACACAGAGCATCAGCAGCTGGAGGGCTGGAAGTGGAATCGTCCAGGAGACCGTCTCCTCGACATCG atATCCCTATGTCAGTGGGGATCGTGGAGCCGAAGACTCACCTGTCCCAGCTCAACGCGGCCGAGTTCCTGTGggatatgaaaaaaagaagctctGTTTTCGTCCAG gtgCACTGCATCAGCACGGAGTTCACTCCCAGAAAGCACGGGGGTGAGAAGGGCGTCCCGTTCCGAATCCAGTTCGACACTTTCACCCAGGGTGAAAACGGAGAGTACACAGAGcaccttcactctgcctcctgccAAATCAAAGTCTTTAAG CCAAAGGGAGCGGACCGTAAGCAGAAGACAGACCgggagaagatggagaaacGCACTGCTCAAGAGAAGGAAAAGTACCAGCCTTCTTACGATACCACTATCCTTTCAGAG ACAAGGCTTGAACCCATCATAGAGGATGCGGGTGACCATGaactgaagaaatccagcaagAGGACACTTCCTGCTGACTGTGGCGACTCACTGGCCAAGAGAGGCAGT TGCTCCCCTTGGCCAGACAAGGCCTACGTCAGCACCAACCAGGCAGCtactccctccttctcctccaccccaCTGTCCACCTACACAACCTCCTCAGTACCAGACAG TGACTCATCCTCACCCAATCATCAGGCAGATCCTGGCAGCCATGGCAGTTCGGAGGTCAGACTGCAGTCTTCTCAGCTATATGAAGTGGTGGAAAAGCAGACATTTCAACACGTCACAGCAGCAAACGTACAG cagctgagcCCCACTGCCTCCATACAGGACGCACAGAAGTGGCTGCTGAAAAACCGCTTCAACTCCTACACCCGACTCTTCTCTCACTtctcag GTTCTGATTTGTTGAAGCTAACCCGGGACGACTTGGTCCAGATTTGCGGGCCGGCGGATGGGATCAGACTCTTCAATGCACTTAaatccag GTCTGTACGTCCCAGGTTGACTGTGTACGTCTGTCAAGAGTCTCAAGAGAGCCCTCTGCTGGAGAGACACGGCACCAACGAAAACGGAGAACGCAGCCTTTCCTCGAATTTACACG TGTATCATGCTCTGTACTTGGAGGATCTCACAGCTGTAGAACTGGTCCGCAAGATGGCGTGTGTGTGCAGCCTTCCTCTGGGAACCATCAACCAGGTGTACAGACAGGGCCCAACAGGCATACACATTCTGCTCAGTgaccag ATGGTTTACAACTTGCCTGACGAGAGCTGTTTTTTGATCAGCACCGTCAAAG ATGAATTGGGTGAAGGACTCCATCTAATCCTGAAGTAG
- the ubp1 gene encoding upstream-binding protein 1 isoform X1 yields MAWVLKMDDATIESGLVHDFDASLSGIGQELGAGAYSMSDVLALPIFKQEDTSLPPENETKNPPFQYVLCAATSPAVKLHDETLTYLNQGQSYEVRMLDNRKPDEFPELNNKMVKSIVRVVFHDRRLQYTEHQQLEGWKWNRPGDRLLDIDIPMSVGIVEPKTHLSQLNAAEFLWDMKKRSSVFVQVHCISTEFTPRKHGGEKGVPFRIQFDTFTQGENGEYTEHLHSASCQIKVFKPKGADRKQKTDREKMEKRTAQEKEKYQPSYDTTILSETRLEPIIEDAGDHELKKSSKRTLPADCGDSLAKRGSCSPWPDKAYVSTNQAATPSFSSTPLSTYTTSSVPDSDSSSPNHQADPGSHGSSEVRLQSSQLYEVVEKQTFQHVTAANVQQLSPTASIQDAQKWLLKNRFNSYTRLFSHFSGSDLLKLTRDDLVQICGPADGIRLFNALKSRSVRPRLTVYVCQESQESPLLERHGTNENGERSLSSNLHVYHALYLEDLTAVELVRKMACVCSLPLGTINQVYRQGPTGIHILLSDQMVYNLPDESCFLISTVKDELGEGLHLILK; encoded by the exons ATGGCCTGGGTACTGAAGATGGACGATGCCACGATCGAGTCGGGGCTTGTGCACGACTTCGATGCCAGCTTGTCCGGCATCGGGCAGGAGCTGGGGGCTGGAGCCTACAGTATGAG TGATGTACTGGCTCTGCCCATATTCAAGCAGGAGGACACCAGCCTTCCTCCTGAAAACGAGACCAAAAATCCCCCATTCCAGTATGTGTTGTGTGCCGCCACGTCGCCGGCTGTCAAGCTGCACGACGAGACGCTCACATACCTAAATCAAG gcCAGTCTTATGAGGTACGCATGTTGGACAACAGGAAGCCAGATGAGTTCCCAGAGCTCAACAACAAGATGGTTAAG agCATCGTGCGAGTGGTGTTTCACGACCGCCGCCTGCAGTACACAGAGCATCAGCAGCTGGAGGGCTGGAAGTGGAATCGTCCAGGAGACCGTCTCCTCGACATCG atATCCCTATGTCAGTGGGGATCGTGGAGCCGAAGACTCACCTGTCCCAGCTCAACGCGGCCGAGTTCCTGTGggatatgaaaaaaagaagctctGTTTTCGTCCAG gtgCACTGCATCAGCACGGAGTTCACTCCCAGAAAGCACGGGGGTGAGAAGGGCGTCCCGTTCCGAATCCAGTTCGACACTTTCACCCAGGGTGAAAACGGAGAGTACACAGAGcaccttcactctgcctcctgccAAATCAAAGTCTTTAAG CCAAAGGGAGCGGACCGTAAGCAGAAGACAGACCgggagaagatggagaaacGCACTGCTCAAGAGAAGGAAAAGTACCAGCCTTCTTACGATACCACTATCCTTTCAGAG ACAAGGCTTGAACCCATCATAGAGGATGCGGGTGACCATGaactgaagaaatccagcaagAGGACACTTCCTGCTGACTGTGGCGACTCACTGGCCAAGAGAGGCAGT TGCTCCCCTTGGCCAGACAAGGCCTACGTCAGCACCAACCAGGCAGCtactccctccttctcctccaccccaCTGTCCACCTACACAACCTCCTCAGTACCAGACAG TGACTCATCCTCACCCAATCATCAGGCAGATCCTGGCAGCCATGGCAGTTCGGAGGTCAGACTGCAGTCTTCTCAGCTATATGAAGTGGTGGAAAAGCAGACATTTCAACACGTCACAGCAGCAAACGTACAG cagctgagcCCCACTGCCTCCATACAGGACGCACAGAAGTGGCTGCTGAAAAACCGCTTCAACTCCTACACCCGACTCTTCTCTCACTtctcag GTTCTGATTTGTTGAAGCTAACCCGGGACGACTTGGTCCAGATTTGCGGGCCGGCGGATGGGATCAGACTCTTCAATGCACTTAaatccag GTCTGTACGTCCCAGGTTGACTGTGTACGTCTGTCAAGAGTCTCAAGAGAGCCCTCTGCTGGAGAGACACGGCACCAACGAAAACGGAGAACGCAGCCTTTCCTCGAATTTACACG TGTATCATGCTCTGTACTTGGAGGATCTCACAGCTGTAGAACTGGTCCGCAAGATGGCGTGTGTGTGCAGCCTTCCTCTGGGAACCATCAACCAGGTGTACAGACAGGGCCCAACAGGCATACACATTCTGCTCAGTgaccag ATGGTTTACAACTTGCCTGACGAGAGCTGTTTTTTGATCAGCACCGTCAAAG ATGAATTGGGTGAAGGACTCCATCTAATCCTGAAGTAG
- the ubp1 gene encoding upstream-binding protein 1 isoform X2, translated as MAWVLKMDDATIESGLVHDFDASLSGIGQELGAGAYSMSDVLALPIFKQEDTSLPPENETKNPPFQYVLCAATSPAVKLHDETLTYLNQGQSYEVRMLDNRKPDEFPELNNKMVKSIVRVVFHDRRLQYTEHQQLEGWKWNRPGDRLLDIDIPMSVGIVEPKTHLSQLNAAEFLWDMKKRSSVFVQVHCISTEFTPRKHGGEKGVPFRIQFDTFTQGENGEYTEHLHSASCQIKVFKPKGADRKQKTDREKMEKRTAQEKEKYQPSYDTTILSETRLEPIIEDAGDHELKKSSKRTLPADCGDSLAKRGSCSPWPDKAYVSTNQAATPSFSSTPLSTYTTSSVPDSDSSSPNHQADPGSHGSSEVRLQSSQLYEVVEKQTFQHVTAANQLSPTASIQDAQKWLLKNRFNSYTRLFSHFSGSDLLKLTRDDLVQICGPADGIRLFNALKSRSVRPRLTVYVCQESQESPLLERHGTNENGERSLSSNLHVYHALYLEDLTAVELVRKMACVCSLPLGTINQVYRQGPTGIHILLSDQMVYNLPDESCFLISTVKDELGEGLHLILK; from the exons ATGGCCTGGGTACTGAAGATGGACGATGCCACGATCGAGTCGGGGCTTGTGCACGACTTCGATGCCAGCTTGTCCGGCATCGGGCAGGAGCTGGGGGCTGGAGCCTACAGTATGAG TGATGTACTGGCTCTGCCCATATTCAAGCAGGAGGACACCAGCCTTCCTCCTGAAAACGAGACCAAAAATCCCCCATTCCAGTATGTGTTGTGTGCCGCCACGTCGCCGGCTGTCAAGCTGCACGACGAGACGCTCACATACCTAAATCAAG gcCAGTCTTATGAGGTACGCATGTTGGACAACAGGAAGCCAGATGAGTTCCCAGAGCTCAACAACAAGATGGTTAAG agCATCGTGCGAGTGGTGTTTCACGACCGCCGCCTGCAGTACACAGAGCATCAGCAGCTGGAGGGCTGGAAGTGGAATCGTCCAGGAGACCGTCTCCTCGACATCG atATCCCTATGTCAGTGGGGATCGTGGAGCCGAAGACTCACCTGTCCCAGCTCAACGCGGCCGAGTTCCTGTGggatatgaaaaaaagaagctctGTTTTCGTCCAG gtgCACTGCATCAGCACGGAGTTCACTCCCAGAAAGCACGGGGGTGAGAAGGGCGTCCCGTTCCGAATCCAGTTCGACACTTTCACCCAGGGTGAAAACGGAGAGTACACAGAGcaccttcactctgcctcctgccAAATCAAAGTCTTTAAG CCAAAGGGAGCGGACCGTAAGCAGAAGACAGACCgggagaagatggagaaacGCACTGCTCAAGAGAAGGAAAAGTACCAGCCTTCTTACGATACCACTATCCTTTCAGAG ACAAGGCTTGAACCCATCATAGAGGATGCGGGTGACCATGaactgaagaaatccagcaagAGGACACTTCCTGCTGACTGTGGCGACTCACTGGCCAAGAGAGGCAGT TGCTCCCCTTGGCCAGACAAGGCCTACGTCAGCACCAACCAGGCAGCtactccctccttctcctccaccccaCTGTCCACCTACACAACCTCCTCAGTACCAGACAG TGACTCATCCTCACCCAATCATCAGGCAGATCCTGGCAGCCATGGCAGTTCGGAGGTCAGACTGCAGTCTTCTCAGCTATATGAAGTGGTGGAAAAGCAGACATTTCAACACGTCACAGCAGCAAAC cagctgagcCCCACTGCCTCCATACAGGACGCACAGAAGTGGCTGCTGAAAAACCGCTTCAACTCCTACACCCGACTCTTCTCTCACTtctcag GTTCTGATTTGTTGAAGCTAACCCGGGACGACTTGGTCCAGATTTGCGGGCCGGCGGATGGGATCAGACTCTTCAATGCACTTAaatccag GTCTGTACGTCCCAGGTTGACTGTGTACGTCTGTCAAGAGTCTCAAGAGAGCCCTCTGCTGGAGAGACACGGCACCAACGAAAACGGAGAACGCAGCCTTTCCTCGAATTTACACG TGTATCATGCTCTGTACTTGGAGGATCTCACAGCTGTAGAACTGGTCCGCAAGATGGCGTGTGTGTGCAGCCTTCCTCTGGGAACCATCAACCAGGTGTACAGACAGGGCCCAACAGGCATACACATTCTGCTCAGTgaccag ATGGTTTACAACTTGCCTGACGAGAGCTGTTTTTTGATCAGCACCGTCAAAG ATGAATTGGGTGAAGGACTCCATCTAATCCTGAAGTAG
- the ubp1 gene encoding upstream-binding protein 1 isoform X4: MLDNRKPDEFPELNNKMVKSIVRVVFHDRRLQYTEHQQLEGWKWNRPGDRLLDIDIPMSVGIVEPKTHLSQLNAAEFLWDMKKRSSVFVQVHCISTEFTPRKHGGEKGVPFRIQFDTFTQGENGEYTEHLHSASCQIKVFKPKGADRKQKTDREKMEKRTAQEKEKYQPSYDTTILSETRLEPIIEDAGDHELKKSSKRTLPADCGDSLAKRGSCSPWPDKAYVSTNQAATPSFSSTPLSTYTTSSVPDSDSSSPNHQADPGSHGSSEVRLQSSQLYEVVEKQTFQHVTAANVQQLSPTASIQDAQKWLLKNRFNSYTRLFSHFSGSDLLKLTRDDLVQICGPADGIRLFNALKSRSVRPRLTVYVCQESQESPLLERHGTNENGERSLSSNLHVYHALYLEDLTAVELVRKMACVCSLPLGTINQVYRQGPTGIHILLSDQMVYNLPDESCFLISTVKDELGEGLHLILK, translated from the exons ATGTTGGACAACAGGAAGCCAGATGAGTTCCCAGAGCTCAACAACAAGATGGTTAAG agCATCGTGCGAGTGGTGTTTCACGACCGCCGCCTGCAGTACACAGAGCATCAGCAGCTGGAGGGCTGGAAGTGGAATCGTCCAGGAGACCGTCTCCTCGACATCG atATCCCTATGTCAGTGGGGATCGTGGAGCCGAAGACTCACCTGTCCCAGCTCAACGCGGCCGAGTTCCTGTGggatatgaaaaaaagaagctctGTTTTCGTCCAG gtgCACTGCATCAGCACGGAGTTCACTCCCAGAAAGCACGGGGGTGAGAAGGGCGTCCCGTTCCGAATCCAGTTCGACACTTTCACCCAGGGTGAAAACGGAGAGTACACAGAGcaccttcactctgcctcctgccAAATCAAAGTCTTTAAG CCAAAGGGAGCGGACCGTAAGCAGAAGACAGACCgggagaagatggagaaacGCACTGCTCAAGAGAAGGAAAAGTACCAGCCTTCTTACGATACCACTATCCTTTCAGAG ACAAGGCTTGAACCCATCATAGAGGATGCGGGTGACCATGaactgaagaaatccagcaagAGGACACTTCCTGCTGACTGTGGCGACTCACTGGCCAAGAGAGGCAGT TGCTCCCCTTGGCCAGACAAGGCCTACGTCAGCACCAACCAGGCAGCtactccctccttctcctccaccccaCTGTCCACCTACACAACCTCCTCAGTACCAGACAG TGACTCATCCTCACCCAATCATCAGGCAGATCCTGGCAGCCATGGCAGTTCGGAGGTCAGACTGCAGTCTTCTCAGCTATATGAAGTGGTGGAAAAGCAGACATTTCAACACGTCACAGCAGCAAACGTACAG cagctgagcCCCACTGCCTCCATACAGGACGCACAGAAGTGGCTGCTGAAAAACCGCTTCAACTCCTACACCCGACTCTTCTCTCACTtctcag GTTCTGATTTGTTGAAGCTAACCCGGGACGACTTGGTCCAGATTTGCGGGCCGGCGGATGGGATCAGACTCTTCAATGCACTTAaatccag GTCTGTACGTCCCAGGTTGACTGTGTACGTCTGTCAAGAGTCTCAAGAGAGCCCTCTGCTGGAGAGACACGGCACCAACGAAAACGGAGAACGCAGCCTTTCCTCGAATTTACACG TGTATCATGCTCTGTACTTGGAGGATCTCACAGCTGTAGAACTGGTCCGCAAGATGGCGTGTGTGTGCAGCCTTCCTCTGGGAACCATCAACCAGGTGTACAGACAGGGCCCAACAGGCATACACATTCTGCTCAGTgaccag ATGGTTTACAACTTGCCTGACGAGAGCTGTTTTTTGATCAGCACCGTCAAAG ATGAATTGGGTGAAGGACTCCATCTAATCCTGAAGTAG